The nucleotide window AGGTATCCATTTCAATGAATCCCCGGGTCTGTGCCCGAGGATAACAAATTGCTATGTATGAGTGACAGTTGCTTAATATGACAATATAAAAAAGCCACCTCAACTTTACTGAGATGGCTTTTCAAGGGGATTTCTTATTCTACCAGAAGCTAACCGCTGATTTAGTTACTGACGGAGTGGTACTTTGTTTCTTGTAAGAATGTACTGTGTAACCACAAGTATTACCCAAACTACCATTTATTTCTTTCCATGCATCTGATTTACCCGGTACATCTTTAGCTGTTGTATCACCATTACATGCTACATAGCCTTTACCATTATAAGTTACAAACGGATGAATCTCTTTCGGTGAATATATTACCGGATATTCGCCTGCTTTCCACTGACCAAAATCATAACTACCTTTTGGTGCCTCTACTTTTACAGACGTAGTCATCATTTGACTATCTCTTTTTTGATCACAGGTTAAGTTACCGTTATTATTTGATACTGTTGAGTCTTTTGCACACGAACTATAGTCCAATGTTGAAATAAAATTATATTTACCTTCAGAATTTTGACATTCCTGTTTAAGAGTTTTAGATTGATGCTCCCATCCTCTCACTCCTGCAGCGTCTCGGCAACTATTTCTATAACTACCTTGCGGTTTATTTTGTATATCATCAAGAGTCACAATTTTACCTTGTACTCTGTCAGTATCTATTATTTGTGAATTTGCTATCTTACTGCTTCCCATAGAACTAAAAGGATCAAAAGAATAGTATGTATCAATCTTCAAGTAAGGCGATCCACCACCCTGTTCAAGTTGTATATCTACTAGTCCCCAAGATTTAGTTCCAACAAAAGGGCCATCATTCTCACCAGAATAAATCTCATAATGGAAGTTGTAATAATCATAAGCATCTTCATCCATTGGATTATCAGGGTTGGAGGTTCCTAATTTCCACGAAGGGTTTCCACTATGTGGTGTCCACACCATAAAGGCAACTTGTTTATATTTACCTGAGTTTTGCCCGGATGTTATAGGGATATAAAGGTATACCATGCGTTTTGCACCTTTAGTGGTTAACGCAGTATGTAGTTGTACTGTAAAATTTGCTTTGTCATGTAATTTTAAAGCCCCATGACCAATGTAGTGCCATCTATCTTCATCAATTCTTCCATCTTTAACCCCACCACGATCGTTATCATAATAAAAAGTACTATTTGAATTATTCCTATACTGAATAGCAAATTCATCGTCATTTGAGAACATTGCACCATCTTGTTGATGAGTTGGATTATTAATATTATTTGTCACATTAACTGGGCTAGCAAAACTAGATGTTGCACATATTACCAAACCAGATAAAACCAATAATTTTTTAAGTGTGTTTTTCATTTTAGTCCCCTTGAAATGAAAGTTAATTTCTTACTTTTTTGTTTTGAAGCTCTTCGCTTCCTATGACGTTATATTAACAATTCATCCCAAGTGCTGAATATAGCCATCTAAGCAATCTAGCTATACGGATTTGCAATCTATCAATACAAATATCCAGACACAACAAAAATTGTTGCTTTCAAAGAAATTATTAACTTTATACTTCCGGCTGCAAAAAATTAAGTAAAAATGAAATGGAAGGTCATTTATGAATAAGATTAAATTATTATTAGGGTAAGACAATTTTTTAGACTATTGCTTATTATCAAGAAATAATAGCTTTGATGATATTCATAGAAAAAGCCGCCCAATCAGAAATGGGCGGACTTCAAGGAGAACTCAAGATAAACTTGATTTGTTAGCTCAAATACCGGAAGAAACAATATAGCCTAACCTTATATTGAGTAGAGAAATATATCATCAGGATTTCTGTTTTATCCGCAACAATTAATATAATACTCGCGCGCGAATTGTACCTGGAATTTTTTTAAGATCATTGAGGACATTTTTGCCATATTCAACATTAATATCACTAATTACATATCCTACTAGTTCATTGGTTTTAAGATATTGCCCAAGCACATTTGCAGAATGGTTTGCTAACACCTGATTGATTTGCGCCAAAATACCCGGTACATTTGAATGTAAATGGATCAAGCGGTGTGCCTGTTTTAGTTCTGGTAATTGAATATTTGGCAAATTAACGCTTTGTGTAGTATCACCAGTATTGACATAATTAATCATTCTTCTAGCTACAAATTCACCGATATTTAATTGCGCTTCTTCAGTACTACCACCAATATGTGGTGACAAAATTACATTATCAAAACCACGTAGCGGGTTTATAAATTCTTCCTGATTATTTTTTGGTTCGTATGGAAATACATCCACTGCCGCACCAAGTATTTTACCTGATTGCAACACTTTTACCATCGCATCAATATCTACCACATGTCCACGACTGAGATTGATAAAAATCACCTTGTCTTTCATCAAACCAAACTCGTACTCACCAATAATATTTGCATTACTCTTACGTCCATCGACGTGAAGAGTAACTACATCAGCAATTGATAGTAGTTCATCAAGAGTATCACATTTTTTTGCATTACCTAATTGAAGCTTTTCAATAACATCATAGTAATATACTTGCATCCCAAGTGACTCGGCTAAGACAGATAATTGAGAACCAATATTACCATAACCAACAATACCTAATTTCTTACCACGCAATTCATAGCAATTATCCGCAGATTTGTCCCAAACACCTTTATGCATTTTGGTATTTTTGCTAACCACTTTACGCATTAACATGATAATTTCACCAATTACCATTTCAACTACGCTACGGGTATTACTATAAGGTGCATTAAAGACACATACACCTTTTTTGGTAGCATAATCAAGGTCAATCTGATTAGTTCCGATACAAAATGCGCCAATCGAAATTAGCCGTTCTGCGGCATCAAGTACCTTTTTGGTTACCATCGTTTTGGAACGAATACCTAAAATTGAAACATCTTTGATTTTTTCACATAATTCATCTTCACCCAAGCTACCTTTCATACATTCAACAGTATAGCCTTCGTCCTGAAGAAGCTTAATTCCATTCGGGTGAACATTTTCAAGTAATAATATTTTAATTCGATTCCGTGGGTAGGAAATAGCTCGTGGTAGCTCGTGAATATAAAGAAGCTCATCAAAGCTTTTTATCTCGGCATCAGCTTTGGCAATTACAGCCTCGCGTGTAATATTTTCCGTAAATGCATAAAAAAGACTAGCAGCACCAGCTTCACGAATTTCATAATCGGTAATCCCATCACCAATCGCCCAAACATCACCTGTCAATGCCAGATTTTTTACTACACTGACTTTACCTTTATCCTGACTTAGAGGGTTTGTGGTATCAAGTCCATTAACATTACCATTTTCATCATAAGTAAAGGTATTGGCATAAACATGATTTTCAAGAATACCAAATTCTTTTACAACCGGAAGGATACATTCCTTAAAACCACTACTCACAATGTAAATATTACTTGCATGGTTTTTCAAAAATTCGCTATTCCGTTTAAATGACTGGGTAACTTTAGTTTTAAGTAAAGTAATCACTTGTTCAATATGTTTTTTATTTGCTCCAAGTAACTGAACTCGTTTATTTAAACTTTCACTTAGAGAGATTTTTCCTTCCATCCCAAGATTAGTTATAGAACGAATTTCTTCAATAACCTTTTCACTATCCGGATGATTAGCTAGAGCAATTACCGCCAACTCATCCATTGCCTCAACCTGAACAAAAGTACTATCAAAATCAATAATAAAATATTTGTTATTCACTTATCCTAATCTTTCACAATAAAAAATATATTAAACAACTTACCATCTATAGAATCAATTATTAGTGGATCATTTGGACGAGCCAACGATAGAATCTTTTAGACTTTTATCGATTGGATTATCCCCAAGCCAGATTTTTAATAATGCGCTATAAAAATCAGCGCCACCACCGATCGAATCACCAAGCTTAGCACCATTTAAAAATACTTGGGTGCCAGTACCTGGGATATAACTAAGCCTGATTACATCATTTTCTTTGGTCTTACCCGCTCCCTTCATTGTCGCCTCAAGCTGGTCTATCTGCGGTTTTAATTTAGCAAGAACATCTTTGGAATTATTCGCGGCAAGACCTTCATTTAAGGCATCAGCAAAAGTATCCGCTGAAATAGTTCGTAACATATGAATCTCAATCATTTCAGGGGTACTAACCTGTAGCAATGATTTAGCAGAATTAGATTTTTGTGGTACATAAAGTCCAAGCGTATAGACTTTTACCAGAAATTTGGTTCTAAGCCCAGCACCATTTAAAACTAGATCCGTTCCATTCACCTTGGTACTGGTTGCAAATTTTGTATCAGAAACAGTTACAAAATCTGAATCTGCTGCAAAAATTGCTGGAACTATTAAAAAATGCCCCAAGATCATAGCTTGTAATAATTTACGCATGTTTTATCCTTTAAAATCACCAATTAGATTATTTAGAACCTCGATTGGATGCTTTAATTTTATATCTGCAAGTTTATCAGCCTGACAACGACAAGAGAAGCCACTAGCCAGAGTAGTAACGCTGCTATCATCAGTAACAGTTTTTTTCCAGTTAAGCTCAAATAAACCACTAGAATTATTGGCGTTCTCAGCTAAATGCCCGTAAGTTCCTGCCATACCGCAACAGCCAAGATTCTTAACCTCAAGATTAATACCAACTTTAGCATAGGCTTTTTGCCAAAGAATAGCTTCTGCTGGAGCTAACGCCTGTTCCGTACAATGTGGCAATAATCGGTATTTACCAATATCAGCCATCGCCTCAATCACCTTATCTTTAGTCAATAACTCAGCCAATTCAGCCAGAGTTAATACCTTACCAGCAAAGCTCGTTGCGAATTTGCGTACTTCATCGCGAAACATTAATGCAATCGTATTTTCAAGACTAACAATAGGAATATTAAGCGCAAATAATGGATTAAATAGCTTAGCCAAACGCTCGGCATTAGCCTTGAATTTATCAATATAGCCAGCAACAATTAAGGCTTTACCACTAGTCTGTGGTTCAGTCAAATAAGGGATATAACCAGCTTTTTTGATAAATTCAGCACTAGATAATAAAATCTGAGTATCTATCGTACCAGTAAAGCTATCGGTAAATATTATCACCGCATTCGGTTCAAGCTTAGTCAATTGATTGGCATCGGTATAATATTTTAAAGAGTGTTTTCTTGCAATATCTTCAAACGATAAATTAGCGGGTTCAGGAGAATTAATAATCCCAATTTTTTTTGCAATTCCAGTACGATTTGCCAATTTCCATAAACCGCGCAGTTTATACGCAGTTGGTAAAATACCTTCAATATGTCCAAGCAAATAATCACGTAACTTACGCTTTTTATAATGCTTATGATAGTCATTTAGAAATGTAGTCCGTAGATCAGGGATACTTACTTGAGTTGGGCATTTACCACTACAGCCCTTACAACCAAGACAACCACTTAATGCAGCATAAGCCTCATCAGCAGCTAGTTTAGTTTGAATATCACTTGCGGTAGAAGATGATTTTTTACGTAGCCACTCTTTAACCAGCATCGCCCGACCTTTGGGTGAATGAATCCGATCTTTGGTTATCTTGTATGATGGGCACATTACATTATTTGGTTCTTTATTAAAGCATGCTCCATTACCATTACAGATCATGGCACTGGTGAATTGCTCTTGCGTAGCTAGTGGAATATGCTGGTCAAATTCACCACGCATAGGAACTGACTCGATTCTAATCAGTGGTTTTTCATCTGGAGAAGTTAATTTACCCGGATTAAAGCGGTTTTCCGGATCAAATAATTTTTTAATCTTACATAGCACCGGATATAAAACTGGTCCAAACACATCTGGTACAAATTCACCACGATAGCCCTTGCCATGTTCACCCCAAAGAATCCCTTGGTATTTGTTAAGGAGTTTGATAACTAGCTCGGTAATCGGACGAATTTCTTCCCGATCTTCACTATTTTGCATATCAAGCGCTGGTCTAACATGAATACAACCAACATCAACATGTCCATACATTGCATAATTAAGTTTAAGCTGATTTAATTCATGTTCAAGATCGGCGACAAAATCGGCGAGATGCTCCGGTGGAACTATTGCATCTTCAACAAAGGCAACTGGTTTACGTTTACCCGGCATTTTACCCGCAAGACCAACAGCTAAAGAACGAATTGACCAAAGCTGGGCGATTTGGGTATTATCTTCAATAACCACATAATTCGCCTGCTTTTCATCAAGTGCCGCAATAATCTTACTGGTTTTAGCAG belongs to Aquella oligotrophica and includes:
- the serA gene encoding phosphoglycerate dehydrogenase gives rise to the protein MNNKYFIIDFDSTFVQVEAMDELAVIALANHPDSEKVIEEIRSITNLGMEGKISLSESLNKRVQLLGANKKHIEQVITLLKTKVTQSFKRNSEFLKNHASNIYIVSSGFKECILPVVKEFGILENHVYANTFTYDENGNVNGLDTTNPLSQDKGKVSVVKNLALTGDVWAIGDGITDYEIREAGAASLFYAFTENITREAVIAKADAEIKSFDELLYIHELPRAISYPRNRIKILLLENVHPNGIKLLQDEGYTVECMKGSLGEDELCEKIKDVSILGIRSKTMVTKKVLDAAERLISIGAFCIGTNQIDLDYATKKGVCVFNAPYSNTRSVVEMVIGEIIMLMRKVVSKNTKMHKGVWDKSADNCYELRGKKLGIVGYGNIGSQLSVLAESLGMQVYYYDVIEKLQLGNAKKCDTLDELLSIADVVTLHVDGRKSNANIIGEYEFGLMKDKVIFINLSRGHVVDIDAMVKVLQSGKILGAAVDVFPYEPKNNQEEFINPLRGFDNVILSPHIGGSTEEAQLNIGEFVARRMINYVNTGDTTQSVNLPNIQLPELKQAHRLIHLHSNVPGILAQINQVLANHSANVLGQYLKTNELVGYVISDINVEYGKNVLNDLKKIPGTIRARVLY
- a CDS encoding chalcone isomerase family protein; its protein translation is MRKLLQAMILGHFLIVPAIFAADSDFVTVSDTKFATSTKVNGTDLVLNGAGLRTKFLVKVYTLGLYVPQKSNSAKSLLQVSTPEMIEIHMLRTISADTFADALNEGLAANNSKDVLAKLKPQIDQLEATMKGAGKTKENDVIRLSYIPGTGTQVFLNGAKLGDSIGGGADFYSALLKIWLGDNPIDKSLKDSIVGSSK
- a CDS encoding FAD-binding and (Fe-S)-binding domain-containing protein gives rise to the protein MQSSVGNLASLLQSVLIKNGFVGEFHVDKPTRLLNATDNSIYEVMPAAVAIPASFADLQKLISLSNQEPFKALHFCARGGGTGTNGQSLTDGIVIDFSKFMNRIVEFNPEAMSVTVEPGVILDDLNRFLQPHGLFFAPNVSTSNRATIGGMIATDAAGKGSLIYGKTADHVLGLKVLLPDGTLLNTIEDKTSDPTFNSFTTKITDLLTPLQDEITARFPPLKRPLSGYNIRQCYQNSKFDLNYLIAGSEGTLGVVGLAKLKLLAIPKFKTLMVVHYPSFVEALRDANFLIQFSPLAIEAIDEKVQKSAQTLPNWPQLAKMLNSEGKNYISNFVEFVADSKEELAAKTSKIIAALDEKQANYVVIEDNTQIAQLWSIRSLAVGLAGKMPGKRKPVAFVEDAIVPPEHLADFVADLEHELNQLKLNYAMYGHVDVGCIHVRPALDMQNSEDREEIRPITELVIKLLNKYQGILWGEHGKGYRGEFVPDVFGPVLYPVLCKIKKLFDPENRFNPGKLTSPDEKPLIRIESVPMRGEFDQHIPLATQEQFTSAMICNGNGACFNKEPNNVMCPSYKITKDRIHSPKGRAMLVKEWLRKKSSSTASDIQTKLAADEAYAALSGCLGCKGCSGKCPTQVSIPDLRTTFLNDYHKHYKKRKLRDYLLGHIEGILPTAYKLRGLWKLANRTGIAKKIGIINSPEPANLSFEDIARKHSLKYYTDANQLTKLEPNAVIIFTDSFTGTIDTQILLSSAEFIKKAGYIPYLTEPQTSGKALIVAGYIDKFKANAERLAKLFNPLFALNIPIVSLENTIALMFRDEVRKFATSFAGKVLTLAELAELLTKDKVIEAMADIGKYRLLPHCTEQALAPAEAILWQKAYAKVGINLEVKNLGCCGMAGTYGHLAENANNSSGLFELNWKKTVTDDSSVTTLASGFSCRCQADKLADIKLKHPIEVLNNLIGDFKG